One genomic region from Sciurus carolinensis chromosome 2, mSciCar1.2, whole genome shotgun sequence encodes:
- the Gss gene encoding glutathione synthetase isoform X2 produces MATSWGSLLQDEQQLEELARQAVDRALAEGVLLRTTQEPSSSDVVNYAPFTLFPSLVPSALLEQAYAVQMDFNLLVDAVSQNPAFLEQTLSSTIKMDNFTARLFDIYKQVLEEGIAQTVFLGLNRSDYMFQCSADGSPALKQIEINTISASFGGLASRTPAVHHAQVLLIAQEKERNIFDQRAIENELLAKNIHLIRRRFEDVSEKGSLDQDRRLFMDGQEIAVVYFRDGYMPSQYSTQNWKARLLLERSCAVKCPDIATQLAGTKKVQQELSRAGVLEMLLPGQPEAVARLRATFAGLYSLDMGEEGDQAITEALAAPSRFVLKPQREGGGNNLYGEEMVQALEQLKDHEERASYILMEKIEPEPFENCLLRPGSPVRVDQCISELGIFGVYVRQGKTLVMNKHVGHLLRTKAIKHADGGVAAGVAVLDNPYPV; encoded by the exons ATGGCCACCAGCTGGGGGAGCCTCTTGCAGGATGAGCAACAGTTGGAAGAGTTGGCCAGGCAGGCCGTGGACCGGGCCTTGGCTGAGGGCGTGTTGCTGAGGACCACACAGGAGCCCAGTTCCTCAGAT GTGGTGAACTATGCCCCTTTCACGCTCTTCCCCTCACTGGTCCCCAGTGCCCTGCTGGAACAGGCCTATGCTGTGCAGATGGATTTCAACCTGCTAGTGGATGCTGTCAGTCAGAACCCTGCCTTTCTGGAACAGACTCTCTCCAG CACCATCAAAATGGACAATTTTACTGCTCGTCTCTTTGACATCTATAAGCAAGTCTTGGAAGAAGGAATTGCCCAG ACGGTGTTCCTGGGTCTGAACCGCTCAGACTACATGTTCCAGTGCAGCGCAGATGGCTCTCCAGCCCTGAAACAAATTGAAATCAACACGATCTCTGCCAGCTTCGGGGGCCTGGCCTCCCGTACTCCAGCCGTGCACCA TGCTCAGGTGCTCCTGATTGctcaagagaaggaaaggaacatATTTGACCAGCGTGCTATTGAGAATGAGCTACTAGCCAA GAACATCCACCTAATCCGGCGAAGATTTGAAGATGTCTCTGAAAAGGGGTCTCTGGACCAAGACCGAAGGTTGTTTAT GGATGGCCAGGAAATTGCTGTGGTTTACTTCCGGGATGGCTATATGCCAAGTCAGTACAGTACACAG AACTGGAAAGCACGCTTACTGCTGGAGAGGTCATGTGCTGTTAAGTGTCCGGACATTGCCACCCAGCTGGCTGGGACTAAAAAGGTGCAGCAGGAGCTGAGCCGGGCAGGCGTGCTGGAGATGTTGCTCCCTGGCCAGCCTGAGGCTGTGGCCCGCCTCCGTGCCACCTTTGCTGGTCTCTACTCATTGGACATG GGTGAAGAAGGGGACCAGGCCATCACTGAGGCCCTTGCTGCCCCAAGCCGGTTTGTGCTAAAGCCTCAAAGAGAGGGTGGAG GTAACAACTTGTATGGGGAGGAAATGGTACAGGCCCTGGAGCAGCTAAAGGACCACGAGGAGAGGGCCTCCTACATCCTCATGGAGAAGATTGAACCTGAGCCTTTTGAAAACTGCCTGCTACGTCCTGGCAGCCCTGTTAGAGTGGACCAGTGCATCTCAGAGCTGGGCATCTTTGGAGTCTATGTCAG GCAGGGAAAGACACTTGTGATGAACAAACACGTGGGGCATCTACTTCGAACCAAAGCCATCAAGCATGCAGATGGGGGTGTGGCAGCAGGAGTGGCAGTCCTGGACAACCCATACCCTGTGTGA
- the Gss gene encoding glutathione synthetase isoform X1, with protein sequence MATSWGSLLQDEQQLEELARQAVDRALAEGVLLRTTQEPSSSDVVNYAPFTLFPSLVPSALLEQAYAVQMDFNLLVDAVSQNPAFLEQTLSSTIKMDNFTARLFDIYKQVLEEGIAQTVFLGLNRSDYMFQCSADGSPALKQIEINTISASFGGLASRTPAVHQHVLNVLSKTKEAAKILSNNPSKGLALGIAKAWELYGSANAQVLLIAQEKERNIFDQRAIENELLAKNIHLIRRRFEDVSEKGSLDQDRRLFMDGQEIAVVYFRDGYMPSQYSTQNWKARLLLERSCAVKCPDIATQLAGTKKVQQELSRAGVLEMLLPGQPEAVARLRATFAGLYSLDMGEEGDQAITEALAAPSRFVLKPQREGGGNNLYGEEMVQALEQLKDHEERASYILMEKIEPEPFENCLLRPGSPVRVDQCISELGIFGVYVRQGKTLVMNKHVGHLLRTKAIKHADGGVAAGVAVLDNPYPV encoded by the exons ATGGCCACCAGCTGGGGGAGCCTCTTGCAGGATGAGCAACAGTTGGAAGAGTTGGCCAGGCAGGCCGTGGACCGGGCCTTGGCTGAGGGCGTGTTGCTGAGGACCACACAGGAGCCCAGTTCCTCAGAT GTGGTGAACTATGCCCCTTTCACGCTCTTCCCCTCACTGGTCCCCAGTGCCCTGCTGGAACAGGCCTATGCTGTGCAGATGGATTTCAACCTGCTAGTGGATGCTGTCAGTCAGAACCCTGCCTTTCTGGAACAGACTCTCTCCAG CACCATCAAAATGGACAATTTTACTGCTCGTCTCTTTGACATCTATAAGCAAGTCTTGGAAGAAGGAATTGCCCAG ACGGTGTTCCTGGGTCTGAACCGCTCAGACTACATGTTCCAGTGCAGCGCAGATGGCTCTCCAGCCCTGAAACAAATTGAAATCAACACGATCTCTGCCAGCTTCGGGGGCCTGGCCTCCCGTACTCCAGCCGTGCACCA ACATGTTCTCAATGTCCTGAGTAAGACCAAAGAAGCTGCCAAGATCCTCTCCAATAATCCCAGCAAGGGACTGGCCCTGGGGATTGCCAAAGCCTGGGAGCTCTATGGCTCAGCCAA TGCTCAGGTGCTCCTGATTGctcaagagaaggaaaggaacatATTTGACCAGCGTGCTATTGAGAATGAGCTACTAGCCAA GAACATCCACCTAATCCGGCGAAGATTTGAAGATGTCTCTGAAAAGGGGTCTCTGGACCAAGACCGAAGGTTGTTTAT GGATGGCCAGGAAATTGCTGTGGTTTACTTCCGGGATGGCTATATGCCAAGTCAGTACAGTACACAG AACTGGAAAGCACGCTTACTGCTGGAGAGGTCATGTGCTGTTAAGTGTCCGGACATTGCCACCCAGCTGGCTGGGACTAAAAAGGTGCAGCAGGAGCTGAGCCGGGCAGGCGTGCTGGAGATGTTGCTCCCTGGCCAGCCTGAGGCTGTGGCCCGCCTCCGTGCCACCTTTGCTGGTCTCTACTCATTGGACATG GGTGAAGAAGGGGACCAGGCCATCACTGAGGCCCTTGCTGCCCCAAGCCGGTTTGTGCTAAAGCCTCAAAGAGAGGGTGGAG GTAACAACTTGTATGGGGAGGAAATGGTACAGGCCCTGGAGCAGCTAAAGGACCACGAGGAGAGGGCCTCCTACATCCTCATGGAGAAGATTGAACCTGAGCCTTTTGAAAACTGCCTGCTACGTCCTGGCAGCCCTGTTAGAGTGGACCAGTGCATCTCAGAGCTGGGCATCTTTGGAGTCTATGTCAG GCAGGGAAAGACACTTGTGATGAACAAACACGTGGGGCATCTACTTCGAACCAAAGCCATCAAGCATGCAGATGGGGGTGTGGCAGCAGGAGTGGCAGTCCTGGACAACCCATACCCTGTGTGA